CACCAATGGCTTGCAATGGAAGGAGCATTGATGcattcaaaaaggaaagaagaacgtCCAACTAGCAAACTGAACTGAAATCAAACACACTGAAGAAGTGATATAAGCGAAGGAGTGTAATATGACTAACTTTGTCTGAGGATACAATGTTAAGTTGTCTGAATAGGAAGTTATCCACTTGTTGTTTTATCTGCGGATTCTGTTTCCCCATGCTGGTCACGATCTCTTCCATGATAACTTCTAGGGAGGTGACCTAGAACCTACTTTTGAAAGTGTTGTCAATTTcgttaaaaaagaaacgaaaacttCTACCGTTGCTGCGATTGCATCCGCGCATTCTACTAAAGGGTCTTTAAGCAATGGCTTCTTCTCctttagtttttcaaaaacgatAGGAATAATCTGCAAAGAGATATTACTGATTTAATCAAGTTTTTAGGAAAACTAATGCAAAGTCGAAAAGAGGACAGACCGACTGAGCGTATGGAGCAAACTTCGATCTCAGACCAGTAGCAAAACACTTGATACACTTTGCAGTTAGAGCACAAACATTTATATTCGCATCTTTTGCGAGCATCTGGAAAgtgtataaaaatataaaagtacgtacagaagaagagaagtaGCTAAATGATAAAATAGTAGATAAGTCGCGCCAATCTTCGTTAGATATATGTACGCCTACCGTTTGCAAATTGCCAAGGATTTCCCCGTAACTCGCTTTTGTCGAAAGACGAATGTTAGCCTCGAGAAGAGCAACCAATGAATCGAGagcttcctttctttcttgccATTTTTTGGACTCTCGTAGTTCATCGAAATTTGGAGGGAGTTTCACCAAAATGTCGACTTCGTCTGCAAACTCCCACTCATCCATACCTGAAAGGAAATAACAGTCAGTTAGAAGAGCTGATGAATCTCACATCGGGGGAAATTGAGATTTTGCTAGAAATATGGATATTCTAGCACTCACAACTCAACACTATCAGGCTGTGATATGATTTGTATGGTATAATTGTCCCAAGTTTTTCCTAGGACTTTGTAGTACTTCATGGATAACCAAACAGTCACTACCAAACTACTGATTACTGCCGGCTATGCATTTACTCGTTTGACTTACACAAAATGAAGAGGCACATAGGTACAAGCGCGAATCATCAGTTTATGTGAACCGGTTCAAAAACTACCATGTAAAACCTCAGtgtaaaaacaaagaactagacagaatagaaagaaacgaaatctAACTGTTGAAAAAGACGATATTCATGGACTTAACATTGGAGCAACTCACACAACACGCGCATACAAAGGGGTATTTTTGTCTTTCTCAAATTTAAAGGTTGCACAACGATTTTCTTGTAGGGCGGGAATGCAGACTGGGTCACGCCATCAAGTAAACACTAAGACGTTGTGCTTAACTCGCGGAGGGGCTCAATTTTTGACGTTGGTAGACCGTGGTATTTCACTTCAATAGCTTCACTACACTAACCTAGTAGTactatgttatattatattatcctTGTGACATGGTTGGAGGTGTGCCTATTTGTAGCCATCAACTGTAAATACCTAAAGCAGCCTGTCACCTTggtcaccttgactcccgttgatcttcgaactggtcgagcgggcgccagtaattcttccatttgtcccgatcgcgtgccagagtagcccagtggttcctcttttcgcgtgggacacgaagagcatcatatttttctttgaaggacttcgtgaagaaatctgaccatcttgtcggcggtcttcctgcagtgcgcttaatatcgcggggaacccagtctctcacggctctggtccaacggttgtcattaaagttCAATGGCGCTCAccgtgttttcttcctgcttgcgaaatgcccaggtttccgaagcatatgtcaaagcaggaagtacggtggtgttgaagaggtgagcacggagccgggtcttcttcactacatcttcgatgctcttgtacgctccccaagacGCTCGtctccttctgcccagctcaggggtcaggtcgttcatcatgttcagttctcgacgcagataaacgtagctggtgcattcggatacgttcgttccgttgagcctgaatggggcatccgagacccatccgttccgcatgaacatcgtcttttgtagattcagctgaagaccgatgcatccacgtgtttcgtcgaattcggtcagcattcgttccgcttggctgatgctaggttttatcagtacgatgtcatcagcaaagcgcaaatggtgtagctgccgaccatcaaccttcactcccatgtcgtcccattccaactttcgcattgcgttctcgagggtggctgtgaatattttgggtgaaattgtctcaccctgtcggacccccctcttcacgtcaatgatgatgttcttgtagaatggcgaaattccggtcgtgaaatTTGCTGTagaactctcgaagtacctttatgtactgagtagggacgccgaCGGTTGtgcaaggcttccacgaccgcttccgtctcaactgagtcgaaggccttctttaagtcgatgaaggtgagacagagcggcatcttgtactctcgtgatacctcgatgagtttcgaaacagtgtgaatgtggtcagtcgtgctgaatccttttcgaaaccctgcttgggcgatagttgccgatgtcatgtggatctccctttttatacagcaacacagtcttgctggtcttccactgtttaggaaccttgcattccgacaagtaacgtgtaaagagcctcgccagggtgttgatgagcactggcggaaggttcttcagttgttctggtcttattctctCCATCCCACTtatcgatgcaatggctgttccctttgggttccggagaggagtcatcctcgtc
This is a stretch of genomic DNA from Necator americanus strain Aroian chromosome II, whole genome shotgun sequence. It encodes these proteins:
- a CDS encoding hypothetical protein (NECATOR_CHRII.G7343.T1) yields the protein MPLCLTFIDLKKAFDSVETEAVVEALHNRRRPYSVHKATLENAMRKLEWDDMGVKVDGRQLHHLRFADDIVLIKPSISQAERMLTEFDETRGCIGLQLNLQKTMFMRNGWVSDAPFRLNGTNVSECTSYVYLRRELNMMNDLTPELGRRRRASWGAYKSIEDVVKKTRLRAHLFNTTVLPALTYASETWAFRKQEENTRTAGRPPTRWSDFFTKSFKEKYDALRVPREKRNHWATLARDRDKWKNYWRPLDQFEDQRESR
- a CDS encoding hypothetical protein (NECATOR_CHRII.G7344.T1) gives rise to the protein MRKLEWDDMGVKVDGRQLHHLRFADDIVLIKPSISQAERMLTEFDETRGCIGLQLNLQKTMFMRNGWVSDAPFRLNGTNVSECTSYVYLRRELNMMNDLTPELGRRRRASWGAYKSIEDVVKKTRLRAHLFNTTVLPALTYASETWAFRKQEENTVSAIEL